From Bacteroidota bacterium, the proteins below share one genomic window:
- a CDS encoding tetratricopeptide repeat protein has translation MNRGIQRASGIVIVAAAVLLAAGCRTSQQSRRSSANSANSKNAASASAAQMRAYDSLLLVQNKLVTVIDTMAGVITQDRKRIAELEREVARLRSMMETRAYTSPRASTQAQPPPVPQQSQPVPLVTPPAQQQRDLTGAPIPSQPEPQPQSAPEPTPQNTDYTNALRLFNDGKYLDALAAFDELSRRDASSPLAPNYVYWKGESLYAMGEYKEAIRAFHSLLEQYGHSSKADDAEFKIGAAYEKLGDVTNARTAYQRLILSFPDSEYRNRAEIRLQKLK, from the coding sequence ATGAACCGAGGAATACAACGTGCGAGCGGCATTGTGATCGTCGCAGCGGCAGTTCTGCTTGCCGCCGGGTGCCGAACATCGCAGCAGTCCCGCCGCAGCTCCGCAAATTCTGCCAATTCGAAGAACGCAGCGAGTGCGTCAGCGGCCCAAATGAGGGCCTACGACTCGCTCCTGCTCGTGCAGAACAAACTTGTGACAGTCATCGATACGATGGCCGGGGTTATTACTCAGGACCGCAAGCGAATCGCCGAACTCGAGCGCGAGGTCGCACGGCTACGGAGCATGATGGAGACCCGCGCATATACGAGCCCGCGTGCTTCGACCCAGGCCCAACCGCCCCCAGTACCGCAGCAGTCTCAGCCCGTTCCGCTCGTCACCCCTCCGGCGCAGCAACAACGGGATCTGACGGGCGCTCCCATTCCTTCTCAGCCGGAGCCACAGCCGCAGAGCGCGCCGGAGCCGACGCCGCAGAATACCGATTACACCAATGCGCTTCGCTTGTTCAACGACGGCAAGTATCTCGATGCGCTTGCTGCGTTCGACGAACTCTCCCGCCGCGATGCATCGTCGCCGCTCGCGCCGAACTATGTGTATTGGAAAGGCGAGTCGCTCTATGCGATGGGCGAGTACAAAGAGGCGATCAGAGCCTTCCATTCCTTGCTCGAGCAGTATGGGCATTCGTCAAAGGCGGACGATGCCGAATTCAAGATCGGCGCGGCGTACGAAAAGCTCGGCGACGTGACTAACGCCCGCACCGCGTACCAACGCCTCATCCTCTCGTTTCCCGATAGCGAGTACCGCAACCGGGCAGAGATCCGTTTGCAGAAGTTGAAATAA